The bacterium genome includes a region encoding these proteins:
- a CDS encoding GNAT family N-acetyltransferase gives MPSIIETRATMEEITIRPATEDDLPYLRGLIAELLQVLEQATGASINDATENCRALLMDPNSSVLVGVWNEMPIAFINFTTRRTICHPGPSGIIDELFVASGFRLGGLGRRLLEAAVAKCREMGCVEVEVSTELSNTRAREFYQRCGFDEDAVLLERDLDD, from the coding sequence ATGCCCTCAATCATCGAGACGAGGGCAACCATGGAGGAAATCACGATTCGGCCGGCGACGGAGGATGATCTCCCCTACTTGCGCGGCCTGATTGCCGAACTGCTCCAGGTCCTGGAGCAGGCCACCGGCGCAAGCATCAACGACGCAACGGAGAACTGCAGGGCGCTACTGATGGATCCGAATAGCTCCGTGCTCGTTGGTGTCTGGAACGAGATGCCGATCGCATTCATCAACTTCACGACACGACGAACGATCTGTCATCCCGGCCCATCCGGAATCATCGACGAGCTCTTCGTTGCGTCGGGATTTCGCCTGGGAGGACTGGGGCGGCGCCTGCTCGAAGCAGCCGTCGCGAAATGCCGCGAGATGGGTTGCGTAGAGGTCGAAGTCAGCACCGAGCTATCGAACACGCGCGCGCGGGAATTTTATCAGCGCTGTGGATTCGACGAGGATGCGGTGTTGCTCGAGCGGGATCTGGACGACTGA